One Lepus europaeus isolate LE1 chromosome 17, mLepTim1.pri, whole genome shotgun sequence genomic window, ATATCCTATCAAGTGAACAAAACCCAACGACATAGCAATGTGTGATTTATGATCTCATTTATGTAAAaggtatgtatacatatacaaatgCATGTATATGTAAATGTTAGAAACTTTTGCCTCAATTGTCTCATCTGTTATTGGGATAATAAGACCACCTACTTCAGTTGTTACATAATTTTAATGAGTTTGCATTTGTAAAGCACTTACAACAGTACCTGGCATACAGTAAGCACTAtatcaatgtttttaaataaataaacccctaTATTGTGCTAGGCAAATATTATGTACCCATAGGCCCTCAGCAAAGCAGTAAATTATCCTGAATGCTCGCTCTTCACCAATCATTAGACAGTTTTGCATCAATTCTTGTAACTACTCTGATGGATCTGTCTCCTTATTTGTTCCTCcagtcaatatttatttatttatttgaaagcgagagagagagagaatgagagataatcttccatccacgggttcactccccaaatggtagcaatggccagaggtaggctgatctgaagccaggagcttcttctgagtctcccacatgggtgcaggggccccaggacttgggccatcttccactgctttcccaggcacattagcaaggagttggatcagaagatgagcagcctggacttgaactggtgcccatatgggatgccagcactgcaagtgatgactttacccactttgccacagagccagtccccagCCAATATTAAGTGTCTGTTAGATGTCAAGAGTTGTTCTGCATCCTGAGAGAAAACATCTTGagatctatgtttttaaaaacatcactATTTATCAGcaagtgatatttcttttttttcttataagctATATTTTACTATAAAGAATAAATCCTCTTAGcacaaaacatacaaaacaaaaacaaaaacaaaaacaaaaaacctggagCAGACATTTAGTCTAATAGTTAAAATGCCTGCCTCCTCTACAGCGGTACCTAGGTTTGGATCCCAgctatgactcttttttttttttaacttttatttaataaatataaattttgaaagtacaacttttggattatagtggtttttccctccataacctccctcccacccacaaccatcccatctcccactccctctcccatcccacccctcattaagattaatttttaactatctttatatacagaagatcaacttagtgtatactaagtaaagatttcaacagtttgcacccacacagatacacaaagtataaagtactgtttgaatactagtttcaccgttaattcacatagtataacacattaaggacagagatcctacatggggagtaagtacacagtgactcctgttgttgatttaacaattgacactcttatttatgacggcagtaatcacctgaggctctcatcatgaactgccaaggctatggaagcctcttgagttcacaaactctgaccttatttagacaaggccatagtcaaagtggaagttcgctcctcttttttttttttttttttttttgacaggcagagtagatagagagagagacagagagaaaggtcttccttttttgccgttagttcaccctccaatggccgctgcggccggcgcatctcgccgatccaaagccaggagccaggtgcttctcctggtctcccatgcgggtgcaggacccaaggacttgggccatcctccactgccttcccgggccatagcagagagctggcctggaagaggggcaactgggatagaatccggcgccccaaccgggactagaacccggtgtgccagtgctgcaaggtggaggattagcctattaagccacggcgccggccaaagttctctcctctcttcagagaaagatactccttctttgatggcccgttctttctgctgggatttcactcatagagatcttttatttaggtttttttttttttttttgccacagtgtcttgattttccatgcctgagaaactctagCTTAACTCATAAGAAAGCCTTGGGTATTATAATAATAAGTGTGGCTGATAAGTATGATAGCAATATTTTTTCCAAgtcttatacttttatttttggcATTTATCCCTATAcaaagtcaatttaaaaaatggttactGAGATTGTGTCATGATTAGGAAAGTCTATTCCACCCTCAGAgaaagcaagcttccatccactctcaaatgtccacagtggttaGGACTAGGCTGGGcctgagctgggagctgagaactcagtccaggtctctctccaatcacttgaaccatcaccgctgccttgcaggtctacactggcaggaagctggagtcaggagcaggagctgagaacagaacccaggaactctgctgTGGGGCACAGGCGTGTTAGCAGCTAGGTCAGAtgcctgctgctgttttccctattttgtttgtaatttaaaacatttaaattttgcatccatttagagtttatttttatacttgGTAAAGGGAGAAAATCCTCTGGTATCCCAAATGAGTTTGACATAGTTAACAGTCACTCTGCACCTGCAAAGGTGCCTTGTTTCTAAAAGCACGTGTTGAGGACTCCCAGAAGCACATACATTTACAGCCAATGCCAGTCCCTCTCCTGGGGACTGCTTCCCTCTGCACTAGTGTCTTCACACATACCAGCTGAAAATGCTACTGTGATAGCGAAAATGACTGAGAATAAGCCTTTAATTTCTGTAATTAACAAAGGTCAGATACCTGAAAACCACATAGTTGGCAAGTGAGTTTATATTTTAAGCTGCTAGTTTCCATAGAGGTGCAATTACACACTAGAAGTCAATGACACGGGAAAGCATTTAGAGGCACCTCCTTTGCTGGCATCTCTTCAGGTGGATAGCAAATGGCTGATCTTAGAGAATAGGGCACAGGCTTCACAAGGGGAGGATGAACTGAAAACAGAGTGGACATCCTTTGACTACCCAGTTCCACGCATCCCTTGCCACACAGTGAAGGTCCTTTGTATTCTTTTCTTGTTTTGCCCAGTCAATAGAAACCAAGAACTTTGGGGCTAGCaaaccagccctgcccattgcagctatttggggaatgaaccagcagagatttctttctctctattgctctgcctttcaaaaacagataaattttacagagagagagagagagggagaacaagtAGTGAGGTGGATAATAGTTATTAAGAGTTAATTCTGGGatccagcgctgtggcttagcagataaagccaccacctgcagagctggcatcccatatgggttccggtttgagtcctggctgctccatttccgatctagctctctgctatggcctgggaaagcaatggaagatggcccaagtccttgggcccctgcaccctcgtgggagacctggaagaaacttctggctcctggcttcagattggcccagctctggccattgtggccatttggggagtgaaccagtggatggaagattctctgcctctgcctttcaaataaaataaatacatctttaaaaaaagttaattctgGATGAAAACAGTCTAGAGATCTGTTACACAATATGCACACAGTTAACATTATTATACTGCATACTTAAAAACAGGATGGTAAATATAGTAATACATGTTTTCTACCATAATCAAAAAAGAGTTCTGTATTATAGTTCCATGTTTTTAGTCAATCAACAAATATCTGAGCTCCTAGTGGCTATCAAATACCTTTTTGTTGTGGAAGATACCAGGGAGTATAACCTATGGTTTCAGTTCTCAAGGAACTAACTAGCAGTTAAGTTGAAGGAAAAAGTTAAGTACATGTGAAAATTAATGACCTCAGAAATACGACACTAGAAGAGAAAAGACATAAAGTCTGAGTTGAGAACAGGCAGGAATATCTTTGGGTTACAGTGATAGAAGTATTTGTTAGGTACTTAAGTAGTGTTTGAACATcgcaatatatattttctaactTGAGCTTTTTAGTGAACCCAGGAGGTATTATCTCTGCTCCACAGATGAGGAAGCCAGAAGACTGGTTGATTATAATTTGCCCAAGCTCCCATGGCAGAGTTGGGAACTAGATTCAATGTCTTCCAGCTCTGATTTCTGCTGTGATTTATTTAAGTTGAAAAAAGTTTTTGAGGAATCCAGATGTGCTAGGAATACTGTGATGATGTATTCGCTAAAATTAGAAtgattctctcctctctgtcacactgccagAGAGCATCAAGTAACTTCAAGCACCAGGCCACAGGTTGCTTTTTCTTGCTGTTTACCAGAGAGGGGTAAACCATGCCACGACAGGACGAGGACATGCATACAGGCTTCAGTGCCACGGCTGTTTACAACAGCTGTCTACCAACTGCATGAAAGACATTCCTCACCCACTCCACCTGACATCATTGTTTAAAGGCAAAATACATGTGCTAAATCTGAGAAAGTCCTGATCACCCCAGGTATGACAGAGGAATACTAACCCAGCAGAATAAAGGCAGTGAATAAAAACCTAGAAGCAGTTACTGGGGCTACGACCATACGAGTTATACACATTTTAAAGACCACATCCGGCTATTTCAGCAGATCAACTTCATCCACAAAGTGCAGGAGCCTATGTCTGTTCATACGGTGACCCTATCTGGTTACCCACAGTCCAGCTACTGTTATCTTTGCCACACAGAATCTGTATCCTGAGTGGAGTATCCAAAACCTGTTTTCACCTGTTATCTTGTCTACCACTTCTGGGCAATGCAGGCCCTGACATTCTTTCTACATAGCcacctaaaacaaaacaaaacaaaacaaacaaaaaacactccaTTTTCCAAATTGCATATGCTGAAAgctttgctcttttatttttgtcCTCAGCATCGCTCAACATTTTGCAAAAGAAGGGCAGTGCTGCCCTCTACTGTTGGATGTTGAAATGCTAGAAATACACTTCCATAGCCCTGTTAGCTCTGCACAATAGGTTAAGTCAACCCATTACATTATGCACTAGCCCTTTAGGAGTTGTTTAAAAAGACAGTGTATTCTTGGACAACACTTtgaatttgtttctttcattatATCTTCATGTACCTCCATCTTGTGCCAAAACCAGGATTTTACGACatgactgatttaaaaaaaaaaagacatcacaaTTTTACGGTGGACAGGAGGCTTAAAATATTGCTCTAGAGGTAAGGTAGTGTATTTGTGATGCAAAAAGAGGAGAAAATCTCATGACTTTAGTTCTATAGACTTCCCATTCATCTATAGCGTATTCATGAGCTTTTTGCTAAGGCAATCCATAAGTACTTCCTTTTTCTGAGTTTCTTTGACTGGAGATAACAGTCACTCTGGGATGCTGAGAGTAGTTGAATACTGTTTCTAAAACACTCTTCTTCAGGAAAAGACAATATAGAAATACAAAGAGTGATtattaacatatttatatttttattaaacatgtCTTGTTACCTCTGAATTGCTTTGAGATTTTTACATATGTCTACAAAGAATTCTTAGAGGGctctatatatctttttttttttattttagatagcATTAGTTTATTATAAAAGAGACATGGAAATTATTTACATGATGAAAAGATTTCAGAACTTCAATGGAATGGGAAGCTTCATGTGATTCTGTTCCAGAGATTTCAATCTACATATTTTCCAAGAATGTCACCATCTCTAAATAGAAAATAATCCTTGTCGTCTAGAACTACTTTAGTGCCTCCATATTCTGGAAGAAGAACTTTATCTCCAACTTTCACACTAACTGGTTGAATCTCTCCACCCTTTCCTTTAGAGCCGGATCCAACAGCTACTACCGTTGCTTGCAATACTTTTCCTTGAGATTTTTCAGGGAGCATAATGCCTCCTTTGGTTACTATTTCCGCGGCGCTCCTCTCCACCAAGACCCTGTCAAAGAGCGGGAGaaacttcctaaatgcctgtccTGCCATGGCCCCAGCGCCGCAGCTCCCGCTCCGATCTCGCGCCCGGCTCTATATATCTTACAAAGTGTGTTCTTTGTAAACTATTTCAGAGTGCATGCCTACAAGAGGCCAGATCAGACATACTTTAAAGAGACTTAGCCTAACCATTACTCTACAACTAACCAGCAAGTAAAGTGTAATCTCTcagacaataataataatttctgggggctggtgctgtggtatagtgggtaaagccgttgcctgtgatgccagcatcctgtatgggcgctggttcaagtccctgctgctccacttctgatccagctccctgttaatgcacctgagagagcagtggaagatgacccaaatgcttgggcctctacacccatgtgggagatctggaagaagctcttggttccagattggcccagttctggccactgtggccagttggggagtgaaccatcagatgcaaggtctcactctttttctctgtaactttgcctttcaaataaataaatagtcttttaaaaaataataatattttctacAACTGTGTTAAATAGGCATGTATATCAAcaataagcaaaaatattttatgttgttttaCAATACATTAATTtatcaaaaa contains:
- the LOC133776023 gene encoding 10 kDa heat shock protein, mitochondrial — its product is MAGQAFRKFLPLFDRVLVERSAAEIVTKGGIMLPEKSQGKVLQATVVAVGSGSKGKGGEIQPVSVKVGDKVLLPEYGGTKVVLDDKDYFLFRDGDILGKYVD